In a genomic window of Methanorbis rubei:
- a CDS encoding zonular occludens toxin domain-containing protein — translation MVSGQTGTVQYLSMIYIIVAPPRSGKTYYATKIAIENLIPQKSLIKSLFAKIKSGAVTLEDPNLTFTNYPVVDPKTGLSTYRWLSSYAKENIQDATIIIDEAWQDYSSRNYKEFTKDMQAFFAMNGHNNNDIYIIAQNAARVDVIIREMCNELYYVRKISIPFTERPLFFITYIYHDLDEMSRMTPDPYLAVKKRFVLFRSRIARAYDTHYFRSTKPPITPETWLEYHYKKTHLEPETNTEV, via the coding sequence ATGGTTTCGGGTCAGACCGGAACCGTGCAATACCTATCCATGATCTACATTATCGTAGCACCTCCTCGCTCCGGCAAAACATACTATGCAACGAAAATTGCCATAGAAAATCTCATTCCTCAAAAAAGTCTAATCAAATCCCTTTTTGCAAAAATCAAGAGCGGGGCTGTCACGCTGGAAGACCCAAACCTTACTTTTACCAATTACCCTGTAGTTGATCCAAAAACCGGCCTTAGTACGTATCGCTGGCTCAGCTCCTACGCGAAAGAAAACATCCAGGACGCAACCATCATCATTGACGAAGCCTGGCAGGACTACAGCAGTAGAAACTACAAAGAATTCACGAAAGACATGCAGGCCTTCTTCGCCATGAACGGCCACAACAACAATGACATTTACATCATTGCTCAGAATGCCGCACGTGTTGACGTGATCATTCGGGAAATGTGCAACGAACTCTATTACGTCCGTAAAATCAGCATTCCTTTCACCGAACGTCCGCTCTTCTTCATTACTTACATTTACCACGACCTTGACGAAATGTCCCGCATGACACCCGACCCATACCTTGCCGTCAAGAAGCGTTTTGTCCTCTTCCGCAGTCGTATTGCGCGGGCATATGACACTCACTACTTCCGCAGCACAAAGCCTCCCATTACCCCCGAAACGTGGCTTGAATATCATTACAAAAAGACACATCTTGAACCAGAAACTAATACAGAAGTATAA
- a CDS encoding PH domain-containing protein produces MENETTYYVNPEKKEETFELSQKFVLRPVIYLIIGFFALFIIIGILIIPVAMFMLISRTWRYIYTKITISPSVVAITEGYSPRTQEIMIDKIEKVEVNQGIMDKMMNTGTVIISAAGHNITMRKMDDPFVIKDKIVRHIEAGKEH; encoded by the coding sequence ATGGAAAACGAAACTACTTATTATGTAAATCCGGAAAAGAAAGAAGAAACATTCGAATTAAGCCAGAAATTTGTATTAAGACCGGTTATTTATCTGATAATAGGGTTTTTTGCCCTATTTATCATAATAGGAATACTAATAATACCCGTTGCCATGTTCATGCTTATCAGCAGGACTTGGAGGTATATATACACGAAAATTACCATTTCCCCCTCAGTGGTTGCGATTACTGAAGGATATTCCCCGAGAACACAGGAAATAATGATTGACAAGATTGAAAAAGTCGAAGTAAACCAGGGAATCATGGACAAAATGATGAACACCGGAACCGTCATTATCAGTGCGGCAGGTCATAACATCACAATGAGGAAAATGGATGACCCCTTTGTAATAAAAGACAAAATCGTGCGTCATATCGAAGCCGGAAAAGAACATTAA
- a CDS encoding site-specific integrase, translating into MIPNTRIYERKDLKSFLSEYNDKKTGKNYRVGIGMFLREIYPESGGNELEVTNPLSVRYLNEIEAGRDYIADLRRVGDSYCDGRYAPISARKNLQIVIIWLQANGAVIQYWERRKIFAKMPIGRPVSAEYELKRKMIRNVVETLPEWGRVLTLVLAGSGMRIGETMKLRKQDVDWSQRPVKVSVRAEYTKGKIPRVTMLTAEAAEALQQYLSGRTDADDRLFPYAKESFEWHWRRGVDAMGYGERDPITGHRLMHIHMLRKWFISRFSLVARKEVAEFLAGHTGYLSMSYTRFTHKQLAKQFLKAEKKISILSGDTELPYEERIMKTSAEV; encoded by the coding sequence ATGATACCGAATACGAGAATTTACGAACGAAAGGACTTGAAATCGTTTTTGTCCGAGTATAACGATAAGAAGACCGGTAAAAATTACCGTGTGGGGATTGGGATGTTTTTGCGAGAAATTTATCCGGAATCCGGAGGGAACGAGTTGGAGGTGACGAATCCGCTGTCTGTTCGATACCTGAATGAGATAGAAGCCGGCAGAGACTACATTGCAGATCTCCGGAGAGTGGGAGACAGCTATTGTGACGGTAGGTATGCACCGATTTCAGCAAGGAAGAATTTGCAGATTGTTATTATCTGGTTGCAGGCAAACGGAGCGGTTATTCAGTATTGGGAGCGGCGGAAGATTTTTGCGAAAATGCCGATTGGTCGTCCGGTTTCCGCTGAGTATGAGTTGAAGCGAAAGATGATCAGGAATGTGGTCGAGACATTACCGGAATGGGGAAGAGTGTTGACATTGGTATTGGCGGGTTCCGGGATGCGGATTGGGGAAACGATGAAGCTCCGGAAGCAGGATGTGGACTGGTCACAGAGACCTGTGAAAGTGTCTGTTCGGGCCGAGTACACGAAAGGTAAGATTCCCAGGGTAACGATGCTGACGGCGGAGGCAGCAGAAGCGTTGCAGCAGTACTTATCCGGAAGAACGGATGCTGATGACCGGCTGTTTCCGTATGCAAAGGAAAGTTTTGAATGGCATTGGCGCAGGGGAGTTGATGCAATGGGATATGGCGAACGAGACCCGATCACCGGCCACCGGCTGATGCATATTCACATGCTGAGGAAGTGGTTCATTTCTCGTTTTTCTTTGGTTGCCAGGAAGGAGGTTGCTGAGTTTCTTGCAGGGCATACGGGTTATTTGTCGATGTCTTACACGAGATTCACGCACAAGCAGCTTGCCAAGCAGTTCCTGAAAGCGGAAAAGAAGATCAGTATTTTGTCAGGAGATACCGAGTTGCCATATGAAGAAAGAATCATGAAAACAAGTGCAGAGGTGTAA
- a CDS encoding 3'-5' exonuclease: protein MHNFFPNFDNIIFFDVETTGLNPMKDQIIEFAAMKFTKEGACDETHFYIQLENGRTLPEEITELTGIYTEWLEKRGICMEEAMTKIKQVLFGPGTTNLLIAHNANFDMRFVLKMMSDAGFDKLCTKSHVLDSLTVARDRKEHPCKLKDMITHYHITGVENSHRAIDDVFALAKVVHAMGTECNDLDLYVNLFGMYPRFPTPEAEKILGITYVIQNYEGGKNRRLYLIEREKGIKPHGTPEEEVYGDIEDEYLARCEGRI from the coding sequence ATGCACAATTTCTTTCCCAATTTCGATAACATCATCTTCTTCGATGTCGAAACGACCGGTCTGAATCCGATGAAAGATCAGATAATTGAGTTTGCCGCAATGAAATTCACCAAGGAAGGTGCATGTGACGAGACACACTTCTACATCCAACTGGAAAACGGAAGAACATTACCCGAAGAGATCACCGAACTGACCGGAATTTACACAGAATGGTTGGAAAAACGAGGTATCTGCATGGAAGAAGCAATGACCAAGATCAAGCAGGTTTTATTCGGCCCAGGAACAACAAACCTACTGATTGCTCACAACGCCAACTTTGACATGCGTTTCGTCCTGAAAATGATGTCAGATGCAGGTTTTGACAAATTATGCACCAAATCCCATGTTCTCGACTCGCTCACCGTCGCACGCGACCGGAAAGAGCATCCGTGCAAGCTGAAGGACATGATCACGCATTACCACATCACTGGTGTAGAGAACAGTCATCGAGCTATCGATGATGTTTTCGCCCTCGCAAAAGTAGTTCATGCAATGGGGACGGAATGCAATGATCTCGACCTCTACGTGAACCTATTCGGTATGTATCCAAGGTTTCCAACCCCAGAAGCAGAGAAAATACTTGGCATCACCTACGTGATACAGAACTATGAGGGAGGGAAAAACCGTAGACTCTACTTAATCGAAAGGGAAAAAGGAATAAAACCGCATGGAACACCGGAAGAGGAAGTGTATGGGGATATCGAGGATGAGTATCTCGCACGATGTGAAGGAAGAATATGA